A part of Asterias rubens chromosome 14, eAstRub1.3, whole genome shotgun sequence genomic DNA contains:
- the LOC117299087 gene encoding UPF0160 protein MYG1, mitochondrial-like — protein MTIFARTRVLFPESINNFRYIGFVISTFYNRLTSQVTNNKDMAETKRQCTKKTIGTHNGSFHCDEALACFLLRRLPEYKDAEIVRTRDPKKLEGCDIVVDVGGVFDPKIHRYDHHQRSFSQSMNSLEPSKSWTTKLSSAGLVYLYFGRRVLRTAKGLTDADEQKVEALFDKVYENFMEEIDAIDNGISQTDEKPRYQITSNLSSRVKHLNPDWRDKTPDEEAGFQKAMQLTGEEFLDKVNYYTHSWWPARELVETALKERSQVDKSGEIVVFKEGGCPWKEHLFSLEKSLSIETPIKYVLYSDSNGKWRVQCVSVSSNSFTNRLSLPEKWCGIRNEELSELSGIPGCIFVHANGFIGGNETYEGALQMARTSLAQAS, from the exons ATGACAATTTTCGCCAGAACAAGAGTCCTTTTTCCAGaatcaataaataatttcaGATACATAGGATTTG TCATTTCCACATTCTACAATCGGCTCACGTCACAAGTAACTAACAACAAAGACATGGCAGAAACAAAACGTCAGTGCACCAAGAAGACTATCGGTACCCATAATGGATCCTTCCATTGTGACGAGGCCCTCGCTTGTTTCTTACTCCGTAGATTGCCAGAGTATAAAGATGCAG AAATCGTTAGAACCAGAGACCCGAAGAAACTTGAGGGGTGTGACATCGTCGTTGATGTAGGCGGAGTATTCGACCCCAAGATCCACAGATATGACCATCACCAACG TTCATTTTCGCAATCCATGAACTCGCTGGAGCCGAGTAAATCCTGGACAACGAAGCTGAGTAGCGCTGGTCTTGTCTACCTCTACTTCGGCAGGCGAGTCCTCCGTACCGCAAAGGGTCTGACGGATGCTGACGAGCAAAAGGTGGAGGCGCTGTTCGACAAGGTGTACGAGAACTTCATGGAAGAGATTGACGCCATTGATAACGGGATTTCACAGACTGATGAAAAACCGAG GTATCAGATTACCAGTAATTTAAGCTCCAGAGTGAAACATCTCAACCCGGACTGGAGAGATAAGACTCCCGATGAGGAA GCTGGATTTCAGAAGGCAATGCAGCTGACAGGGGAGGAGTTTCTAGACAAAGTGAACTACTACACCCACAGCTGGTGGCCGGCTAGGGAACTAGTGGAGACCGCCCTCAAAGAACGATCTCAG GTCGACAAGAGTGGTGAAATAGTCGTCTTTAAGGAAGGGGGTTGTCCATGGAAGGAGCACCTCTTCTCCCTGGAGAAATCCTTGAGTATTGAGACGCCGATCAAGTACGTCTTGTACTCGGACTCCAATGGAAAATGGAGAGTTCAATGCGTGTCAGTCTCAAGTAATTCCTTCACTAACAG ACTCTCCCTTCCGGAAAAATGGTGCGGTATCAGAAACGAGGAACTGTCAGAGCTGTCTGGCATCCCAGGGTGTATATTCGTACACGCCAACGGGTTCATCGGTGGAAACGAGACGTACGAGGGCGCTCTTCAGATGGCAAGAACGTCATTGGCCCAAGCTAGCTAG